CAAATCGATTAGGCGCACGCCTAACCTTGAAACTGCATCCTCGTAAGCAGGCCCAATACCGCGGCCAGTTGTTCCTAACTTATCGCCCTCCCTGATTGCCTCTCTCGAAGTATCTAGCGCCTTGTGATAAGGCAAAATGAGCTGTATTTCCCCAGCAAGACCTAGACGCTTTGGCGATATAGTAATGCCATTGCGCGACAATTCGTCGATTTCTTGTATAAAAGCAATCGGATCTACCACCACGCCAGATGCCAACAAACATCTAACCCCATTGCGAAGTATGCCAGAAGGAATGAGTTTAAGCGCAACCTTCTTCCCATCCACTACCAGAGTGTGCCCAGCATTGTTACCACCCTGAAAACGGACTACTAAATCTGTCTTTTCCGCAAGATAATCGACGACTTTACCCTTCCCCTCATCCCCCCATTGCGCTCCAACCACGATGACAATTGGCATGACTTCACAACCCTAAAATAAACACAAACGCTAAGAATTAAGTAAGAATAATATGGGAAAAGAAAGCCTACTTTGATGTCACTCGCCTAGCATCTAAATCATCAGCGCTACAACCCTCAGTTGCCTTGGCATTGAGCTCGATGTAATCCGACCATTTCTCTGGAACGTCGCTGTCTTCAAAAATAGCCTCAACGGGACATTCTGGCTCACAGGCGCCACAATGAATGCATTCATCGGGGTGAATTACTAGCATTCCCTCGTCACCCGGCTTGGAGGGATTGGCCCCCACTTTCTTGTTTAATTCC
This sequence is a window from Deltaproteobacteria bacterium. Protein-coding genes within it:
- a CDS encoding ferredoxin family protein produces the protein MAYVVAEPCVGTKDRSCVEVCPVDCFYDYKNEELNKKVGANPSKPGDEGMLVIHPDECIHCGACEPECPVEAIFEDSDVPEKWSDYIELNAKATEGCSADDLDARRVTSK